CTCTCGGGCGTGGGTGCCGCGGGCAACGCGATCGCGCAGCTGCTGCTCGAGCAGGGTGCGAAGGACATCGTGGCGTGCGGTCGCAACGGCGCCATCAACCGCGACGAGGACTACGCCGACGCACACCGCGTCGAGCTCGCGGCCAACACGAACCCGCGCAACTTCACGGGCACCCTCAAGGAGGCCATGGTCGGCGCAGACGTGTTCATCGGCGTCAGCGCCCCGAACGTGCTCGACGAGAACGACATCGCGGCGATGGACGACGGTGCGATCGTCTTCGCGATGGCCAACCCGACGCCCGAGGTCGACCCGGTCGTGGCCTCCAAGCACGCCGCCGTCGTGGCCACCGGCCGCAGCGACTTCCCCAACCAGATCAACAACGTGCTGGCCTTCCCCGGCTTCTTCCGCGGTCTTCTCGACGCGGGCGTGTCCGACATCACCCCACCTATGCTGGTCGCAGCCGCCGAGGCGATCGCCGCGCGCGTCGACGACGAGGAGCGCAACGCGAGCTTCATCATCCCCAGCGTCTTCGACCCCGAGGTCGCCGGTGCCGTGGCCGAGGCGATCGTCCGGGTCGTCAAGTCCGGCGCAGAGAAGGAGTGACCAGCGTGTCAGCCACCACATCCCTGCGCGAAGACGACTTCGCAGACATCGACGCGCGCCTGGCGCAGGCCGACGCCCTTCTCGCGGGCTCGTACCCCGGCGATGACGGCAGCCGTCAGCCCGTGCACACCCTGTACGTGCCGGCCGACCGATTCGATCGCGACCTGCCGGCACGCTTCGGCGCGGCCGCGATCGCGGCAGTCGAGGCGGCGGGAGGCACGGCCGCGCTCGCCGAGTCGGTCGGGCTGGGGCACCTCGCCGGCGAGCTCGCTCCGCTGGTGGATGCCAAGCTGCGCCGCGAGCCCATCGAAGACCTCCGCCTCGATTTCGAGGACGGCTACGGCGCGCGTGACGACGACGAGGAGGACGCCGACGCGATCCTCGCCGCCGAACGCGTCGCCGAGGCCCTCGCCGCGGGCACGGCGACGCCGTTCATCGGCATCCGGTTCAAGTGCTTCGAGGCGCCGACCAGGCGTCGCGGCATCCGTACCCTCGACCGCTTCGTCACCACCCTCGCCGCCGCAGGCGCGCTGCCGGACGGGCTCGTCCTCACCTTGCCCAAGGTCACAACCGTGGCACAGGTCGAGGCCATGGTCGCGCTATGCGAGCGCTTCGAGGAGCGCCTGGGCCTGGCATCGGGGCGCCTGCGCTTCGAGGTGCAGATGGAGACGCCGCAGCTGATCGTCGCCGCCGACGGCACGATCCCCGTCGCGACGCTGCTGCACCGCGCCGAGGGGCGTGTCTCGGCTCTGCACTACGGCACATACGACTACAGCGCGTCGCTGCAGATCGCCGCGGCGTACCAGTCGATGGAGCACCCAGCCGCCGACTACGCCAAGCAGGTCATGCAGGTGGCTGTGGCCGAGACCGGCGTGCGGCTCTCCGACGGGTCGACCAACGTCATCCCGGTCGGCGAGCAGGCGACGGATGCCTGGAAGCTGCACGCCCGCCTGGTGCGGCGCTCGCTCGAGCGCGGCTACTACCAGGGCTGGGACCTGCACGCCAACCAGCTGCCCACTCGGTACCTGGCGACCTACGCGTTCTACCGCGAGGGCTTCGAGGCCGCCGCCCGGCGCCTCGACAACTACCTGCACGGCAGCGACGCGACGATCATGGACGAGCCCGCCACCGCGCGAGCCCTCGCCCGTTTCGTCGTGCGCGGCCTGGAGTGCGGTGCGCTCACCGAAGACGAGGTGCGCTCGTCGACCGGCGCCTCGCCCGCCGAGCTGACGCGGCTCGCACATCCCAAACTCGCCACCAAGGAGGCCTGATGTCCTATTACACCCCGACCGGAGGGCTGCCGCCGCAGACCGACCTGCTCACCGACCGCGCGATCGTCAAGCTCGCCTACACGGTGATCCCGAAGGGCGTGCTGCGCGACATCGTCACCAGCAGCCTGCCGGGCTTCAGCAACACGCGCGCCTGGATCATCGCCAAGCCCACCCCGAGCTCGGCCGAGACCTTCTCGCAGCTGATCGTCGAGATCTCGCCCGGCGGCGAGGCGGCCAAGCCCGAGCCCGAGACCGGCGTCGAGGGCGTCGTCTTCGTCACCACCGGGAAGCTCACGCTGACCCTCGAGGGCGAGACGCACGTGCTCGAAGAGGGCGGCTACGCCTTCCTCGCCCCCGGGGCGGACTGGTCGCTGAAGAACGAGGGCGACGAGGTCACCAGCTTCCACTGGATCCGCAAGGCGTACGAGTGGCTCGAGGGCGTCGACGCACCCGCCTCCTTCGTCACCCGTGACCAGGACGTCGAGCCGACCCCGATGGTCGGCACCGACGCGTGGCTGACCACGCGCTTCGCCGACTCGAGCGACATGGCGCACGACATGCAGGTGAACATCGTCACCTTCAAGCCGGGCGGCTCGATCCCGTTCGCCGAGACGCACGTCATGGAGCACGGCCTCTTCGTGCTCGAGGGTAAGGCGGTCTACCACCTCAACGGCGACTGGGTCGAGGTCGAGGCCGGCGACTACATGCTGCTTCGCGCGTTCTGCCCGCAGGCCTGCTACGCCGGCGGCCCCGGCGACTTCCGCTACCTGCTCTACAAGGACATGAACCGTCAGATCAAGCTCACCTGAGCCGGTCCCGCGCATCGCGCACCGGGCGAACGCACCCATCGGGCATCCGGTGGGTGCGTTCGGCTTTCCAGCCGGTTCCGGATGCTGGAATACCGGCGCCTCTCCGTTGACACACCTCTGGCTCGTCCCTAGCCTTTCATTAGTAGAAACTTTTATTCCGTATCACGAAACCAAGGACGATCATGAGCTACACCGTCAACGCGTCGATCCTGCTGACCGACCTTCCCGTCAACGAGCGTTCCGCCGCAGTCAAGGCCGCCGGCTTCGACGCCGTCGAGTTCTGGTGGCCCTTCTCGTCGGCCGTGCCCGAGCAGCAGGAGGTCGACGCGTTCGTCGCCGCCATCGATGAGGCAGGCGTCCAGCTCACGGGTCTGAATTTCTTCGCCGGCGACATGCCCGCCGGCGACCGCGGCCTCGTCTCGTGGGCCGGTCGCGAGGGCGAGTTCCGTGACAACGTCGAGGTCGTCGTCGGCATCGGCGAGCGCACGGGCACCAAGGCGTTCAACGCCCTCTACGGTCTGCGCCAGGATGGCGTCGACGAGAAGGCCCAGGACGACCTGGCGGTCGAGAACCTCGCGATCGCGGGCAAGGCGGTAGCCCGCATCGGCGGCATCGTGCTGCTCGAGCCCGTCTCGGGTGCCGACGCCTACCCGCTCAAGACCGCTGCAGACGCGCTCGCCGTCATCGCCCGCGTCAAGGACGAGCACGGCGTCGACAACGTCCGCCTGCTCGCCGACTTCTACCACCTCGCCGTCAACGGCGACGACGTCGCAGCCGTCATCGCCGACCACGCCGGCGAGTTCGGGCACATCCAGATCGCCGACGCCCCCGGGCGCGGCGAGCCCGGCACCGGCGAGCTGCCGCTGACCGCGTGGATCGACGCCGCTCGCGCCGGCGGCTACGACGGCGTGATCGGGCTCGAGTACAAGGCCACCCAGAGCGACCCGTTCGCCTGGACCAAGAACTGACCCACTTCCGCGAAGGAGCGACGACATGACCAGCATCACCATCATCGGCCTCGGCATCATGGGCCTGCCCATGGCGAAGAACCTCGTCAAGGCCGGCTACACCGTCACCGGCGTCAACCGCAGTCCCGAAGCTGTGCAGAAGCTCGTCGATGCCGGCGGCAAGGGCGCAGCCAGCGTCGCCGAGGGCGTCAAGGACGCCGACGTGATCATCACGATGGTCCCCGACTCCCCGGATGTCGCCGGCGTCGTGCAGGGCCCCGAGGGCGTCTTCGCCAACGCGAAGAAGGGCGCCCTCTGGATCGACAACTCCTCGATCCGTCCCGACGTCGCGAAGGAGCTCGCCGAGGAGGCCATCGCCGCTGGCCTCGGCGCCGTCGACGCGCCCGTGTCCGGTGGCGAACAGGGCGCCATCGACGGCGTCCTGTCGATCATGACCGGCGGCTCTCCCGAGGACTTCGCGAAGGCCGAGCCCATCCTGCAGGCGATCGGCAAGACGATCGTGCACGTGGGGCCCGCCGGTGCGGGGCAGACGGTGAAGGCCGCCAACCAGCTCATCGTCGCCGTGAACATCCAGGCGCTCAGTGAGGCGATCGTCTTCCTCGAGGCGTACGGCGTCGACACGGACGCCGCGCTCAAGGTGCTCGGCGGCGGTCTCGCCGGCTCCAAGGTCCTCGACCAGAAGGGGCAGAAGATGCTCGACCGCGACTTCGCCCCCGGCTTCCGCCTGGCCCTGCACAACAAGGACCTGGGCATCGTCACCGCCGCAGCCCGCGGCGCCGGCGTCGCCGTGCCGCTCGGCTCGGCCGTCGCCCAGCTCGTCACCTCGCTCGTCGCCCGCGGCGACGGCGGCCTCGACCACTCCGGCCTCTTCACGCTCACCGCCGAGCTCTCCGGCCGCGAATAAGAATCAAGGACAGAACATCATGACCCGCATGCGCGCAGTGGACGCCATCGTCCAGATCCTCATCAAGGAGAGCGCCGACGAGGCGTTCGGCCTGCCCGGAGCCGCCATCAATCCCCTGTACTCCGCGATGCGCGCCGGTGGCGGCATCCGGCACACTCTCGCCCGCCACGTCGAGGGCGCCTCGCACATGGCCGACGGCTACAGCCGCACCGGCGACGGCCGCATCGGAGTCTGCCTCGGCACCTCCGGCCCCGCAGGCACCGACATGATCACCGGGCTGTACGCGGCGATCGCCGACAGCATCCCTATGCTGTGCATCACCGGCCAGGCGCCGGTCGCCAAGCTCGACAAGGAGGACTTCCAGGCCGTCGACATCGCATCCATCGCGAAGCCCGTGACCAAGTTCGCCAAGACCGTGCTCGAGGGCGCGCAGGTTCCCGGCGTGTTCCAGAGCGCCTTCCAGATCATGCGCTCGGGCCGTCCCGGCCCCGTGCTGATCGACCTGCCGTTCGATGTGCAGATGACCGAGATCGAGTTCGACATCGACACGTACGAGCCGCTGCCGGTCGCGAAGCCCGTCGCCACCCGCGCGCAGGCCGAGAAGGTGCTCGACATGCTCACCGCGTCGACGCACCCCGTGATCGTCGCCGGCGGCGGCATCGTCAACTCCGGCGCCTCCGACAAGCTCGTCGAGCTGGCCGAGACCCTCGGCGTGCCGGTCGTGCCCACCCTGATGGGCTGGGGCGCCATCGCCGACGATCACCCGCTGGCAGCCGGCCTGGTCGGTATCCAGACCTCGCAGCGGTACGGCAACGCGAGCTTCCTCGAGAGCGACTTCGTGCTCGGCATCGGCAACCGCTGGGCCAACCGCCACACCGGCGGGCTCGACACGTACCGCAAGGGCCGCACGTTCGTGCACGTCGACATCGAGCCGAGCCAGATCGGCCGCGTGTTCGCGCCCGACTACGGGGTGGTCTCCGACGCCGGCGCGTTCATGGACGTGCTGCTCGAAGCCGCGCGAGACCGCGTCGCCGAGCTGCCCGACTACAACGGCTGGGCCGAGGAGTGCCGCGACCGCAAGGCGCGTCTGCAGCGCAAGACCAACTTCGACAACGTGCCGATGAAGCCGCACCGCGTGTATCAGGAGATGCTCACGGCGTTCGACCGCCACACCACCTTCGTCACCACGATCGGTCTGTCGCAGATCGCCGGCGCGCAGCTGCTGCACGTCTACGGCCCCCGCAAGTGGATCAACGCCGGCCAGGCCGGACCTCTGGGCTGGACGGGTCCCGCCGCCCTCGGCGTCGTGCGCGGCAAGCCGGGGGAGCAGGTCGTCGCGCTCTCGGGCGACTACGACTTCCAGTTCATGATCGAAGAGCTCGCGGTGGGCGCGCAGCACAAGCTGCCGTACATCCACGTCGTGGTCAACAACAGCTACCTCGGCTTGATCCGTCAGTCCCAGCGCGGCTTCGAGATGGACTACGAGGTCTCGCTGGCGTTCGACAACGTCAACACGCCGTACGACCCCGACAGCGTCGCCACCGGATACGGCGTCGACCACGTCAAGGTCGCCGAGGGGCTCGGCTGCAAGGCGATCCGCGTCGAGCGCCCGGAAGAGCTCGCCGCCGGCTTCGCCGAGGCCGCCCGCCTGCGCGACGAGTTCCAGGTTCCCGTCGTCGTCGAGGTCATCCTCGAGCGCGTCACGAACATCGCGATGGGTGCCGACCTCGACACCATGAACGAATTCGAAGACCTCGCGGCGTCGCCGGCCGACGCACCCGAGGCGATCTACGCCCTGCTCGACTGATCGATTCCGAGTACGACATGCGCATCCTCATCGCCTCTGACAAGTTCAAGGGCTCGGCGACGGGCTCCGAGGTGGCGGCGGCGCTCGCCGACGGCATCCGGGAGATCACCCCGGATGCCGTCGTCGACGCGGCTCCCGTCGCCGACGGCGGCGAGGGCACGGTCGACGCGGCCGTGGCGAGCGGGTTCACCCCCGTGACGGTGTCGGTGACCGGCCCCACCGGCCGCCCGGTGGATGCCGCCTTCGCCGTCCGCGGAGAGCAGGCGATCATCGAGATGGCCGCCGCGAGTGGTCTGGACCTGCTGCCGAACGGCGAGAAGGATGCCCTCGCAGCGACCAGCCGCGGCACCGGCGAGCTCATCGCGGCGGCGCTCGATCGCGGCGCGACCTCGATCGTGCTCGGCGTGGGCGGCAGCGCCTGCACCGACGGCGGCGCGGGGATGCTGCAGGCGCTGGGCGTGGCACTGCGCACCGAGGATCGACCCGTGCGACCCGGCGGCGCGGGCCTGGTCGATCTGGTCTCGGCCGACATCTCCGGCCTCGACCCTCGGCTCGACGGCGTCAGCTTCGTGCTGGCCGCCGACGTCGACAATCCTCTCCTGGGAGACCGGGGGGCCGCCGCGGTCTTCGCACCGCAGAAGGGGGCGAGCGCCGACGATGTCGCTGTCCTCGAGGCGGGCCTGTCGCGTCTCGCAGAGGTCGTCGACGTGCTGCCCGGCGTGCGGCCCTCGGCGACGGCCCCCGGTGCGGGCGCCGCGGGCGGGGTGGGGTACGCGGCTCTCGCGGTGCTCGGCGCGGTGCGCGAAGCGGGCATCGACGTCATCCTGCGCCTGATCTCACTCGACGAGCGCATCGCCGATGCCGACCTCGTGATCACAGGCGAGGGAAGCCTCGACGATCAG
The window above is part of the Microbacterium sp. nov. GSS16 genome. Proteins encoded here:
- a CDS encoding DUF6986 family protein; amino-acid sequence: MSATTSLREDDFADIDARLAQADALLAGSYPGDDGSRQPVHTLYVPADRFDRDLPARFGAAAIAAVEAAGGTAALAESVGLGHLAGELAPLVDAKLRREPIEDLRLDFEDGYGARDDDEEDADAILAAERVAEALAAGTATPFIGIRFKCFEAPTRRRGIRTLDRFVTTLAAAGALPDGLVLTLPKVTTVAQVEAMVALCERFEERLGLASGRLRFEVQMETPQLIVAADGTIPVATLLHRAEGRVSALHYGTYDYSASLQIAAAYQSMEHPAADYAKQVMQVAVAETGVRLSDGSTNVIPVGEQATDAWKLHARLVRRSLERGYYQGWDLHANQLPTRYLATYAFYREGFEAAARRLDNYLHGSDATIMDEPATARALARFVVRGLECGALTEDEVRSSTGASPAELTRLAHPKLATKEA
- a CDS encoding bifunctional allantoicase/(S)-ureidoglycine aminohydrolase; protein product: MMSYYTPTGGLPPQTDLLTDRAIVKLAYTVIPKGVLRDIVTSSLPGFSNTRAWIIAKPTPSSAETFSQLIVEISPGGEAAKPEPETGVEGVVFVTTGKLTLTLEGETHVLEEGGYAFLAPGADWSLKNEGDEVTSFHWIRKAYEWLEGVDAPASFVTRDQDVEPTPMVGTDAWLTTRFADSSDMAHDMQVNIVTFKPGGSIPFAETHVMEHGLFVLEGKAVYHLNGDWVEVEAGDYMLLRAFCPQACYAGGPGDFRYLLYKDMNRQIKLT
- a CDS encoding hydroxypyruvate isomerase family protein, coding for MSYTVNASILLTDLPVNERSAAVKAAGFDAVEFWWPFSSAVPEQQEVDAFVAAIDEAGVQLTGLNFFAGDMPAGDRGLVSWAGREGEFRDNVEVVVGIGERTGTKAFNALYGLRQDGVDEKAQDDLAVENLAIAGKAVARIGGIVLLEPVSGADAYPLKTAADALAVIARVKDEHGVDNVRLLADFYHLAVNGDDVAAVIADHAGEFGHIQIADAPGRGEPGTGELPLTAWIDAARAGGYDGVIGLEYKATQSDPFAWTKN
- a CDS encoding 2-hydroxy-3-oxopropionate reductase is translated as MTSITIIGLGIMGLPMAKNLVKAGYTVTGVNRSPEAVQKLVDAGGKGAASVAEGVKDADVIITMVPDSPDVAGVVQGPEGVFANAKKGALWIDNSSIRPDVAKELAEEAIAAGLGAVDAPVSGGEQGAIDGVLSIMTGGSPEDFAKAEPILQAIGKTIVHVGPAGAGQTVKAANQLIVAVNIQALSEAIVFLEAYGVDTDAALKVLGGGLAGSKVLDQKGQKMLDRDFAPGFRLALHNKDLGIVTAAARGAGVAVPLGSAVAQLVTSLVARGDGGLDHSGLFTLTAELSGRE
- the gcl gene encoding glyoxylate carboligase, whose product is MTRMRAVDAIVQILIKESADEAFGLPGAAINPLYSAMRAGGGIRHTLARHVEGASHMADGYSRTGDGRIGVCLGTSGPAGTDMITGLYAAIADSIPMLCITGQAPVAKLDKEDFQAVDIASIAKPVTKFAKTVLEGAQVPGVFQSAFQIMRSGRPGPVLIDLPFDVQMTEIEFDIDTYEPLPVAKPVATRAQAEKVLDMLTASTHPVIVAGGGIVNSGASDKLVELAETLGVPVVPTLMGWGAIADDHPLAAGLVGIQTSQRYGNASFLESDFVLGIGNRWANRHTGGLDTYRKGRTFVHVDIEPSQIGRVFAPDYGVVSDAGAFMDVLLEAARDRVAELPDYNGWAEECRDRKARLQRKTNFDNVPMKPHRVYQEMLTAFDRHTTFVTTIGLSQIAGAQLLHVYGPRKWINAGQAGPLGWTGPAALGVVRGKPGEQVVALSGDYDFQFMIEELAVGAQHKLPYIHVVVNNSYLGLIRQSQRGFEMDYEVSLAFDNVNTPYDPDSVATGYGVDHVKVAEGLGCKAIRVERPEELAAGFAEAARLRDEFQVPVVVEVILERVTNIAMGADLDTMNEFEDLAASPADAPEAIYALLD
- a CDS encoding glycerate kinase, with the translated sequence MRILIASDKFKGSATGSEVAAALADGIREITPDAVVDAAPVADGGEGTVDAAVASGFTPVTVSVTGPTGRPVDAAFAVRGEQAIIEMAAASGLDLLPNGEKDALAATSRGTGELIAAALDRGATSIVLGVGGSACTDGGAGMLQALGVALRTEDRPVRPGGAGLVDLVSADISGLDPRLDGVSFVLAADVDNPLLGDRGAAAVFAPQKGASADDVAVLEAGLSRLAEVVDVLPGVRPSATAPGAGAAGGVGYAALAVLGAVREAGIDVILRLISLDERIADADLVITGEGSLDDQSLGGKTPLGVSAAAARAGKPVVAVCGRTTLDAAQAASAGFGKVYALSDLEPEPAKSMANAVPLLREVGRAIAADLPALTAR